The Chloroherpetonaceae bacterium genome window below encodes:
- a CDS encoding phosphatase PAP2 family protein encodes MKGIFTLIQLVVLFLSINKEYGILKGQSNSENAQTLLTERRFFRLISNDFSSSSRSFSSLLRSPFGYQKNQFTTVAIIVGSGIASYFFIDEPLRDWVQGIHTPFLSDAATLGDYYGMPYTPLTIGSVLYFAGYANNNAELRLTGRAVLESAIYATFFTSVMKIIFSRSRPFLNEGNEKFSWFEFHDSEWSFPSGHSAIAFATSSTLSARIGNTYAGIALYGLALWTAFNRVYDDKHWFSDTMIGAAIGTTIGLAVASFIHSETKPNEPVLFGQSVIMIEPIPIYQFQLRF; translated from the coding sequence ATGAAGGGCATTTTCACTTTAATTCAACTCGTTGTTTTATTCCTTTCCATAAATAAAGAATATGGGATTCTAAAGGGACAAAGTAATTCTGAAAATGCCCAAACCCTGCTAACAGAGCGTCGTTTTTTTAGATTGATTTCAAATGATTTCTCTTCATCTTCACGGTCTTTTTCCTCCCTTCTTCGTTCTCCTTTTGGGTATCAGAAAAATCAATTTACTACTGTAGCAATTATCGTTGGGAGTGGGATTGCTTCGTACTTTTTTATTGATGAACCGCTTCGCGATTGGGTACAAGGCATTCACACGCCTTTTTTAAGTGACGCAGCTACATTAGGCGATTACTACGGAATGCCCTATACCCCACTTACAATTGGGAGTGTGTTATATTTCGCTGGGTATGCAAATAACAATGCAGAACTGCGTTTAACGGGCAGGGCGGTTTTGGAATCGGCAATCTATGCCACTTTCTTTACTTCGGTAATGAAGATTATTTTTTCACGGTCTCGCCCTTTTTTGAACGAGGGGAATGAAAAATTTTCTTGGTTTGAATTTCATGATTCGGAATGGTCTTTTCCTTCGGGGCACTCTGCAATTGCGTTTGCAACATCCTCTACATTAAGTGCAAGAATTGGAAATACTTACGCGGGAATTGCTTTGTACGGCTTAGCTCTGTGGACGGCATTTAATCGGGTTTATGATGATAAGCATTGGTTTTCAGACACAATGATTGGAGCAGCGATTGGAACCACAATTGGACTTGCAGTTGCTTCATTCATTCATTCGGAAACAAAACCGAATGAACCCGTTTTATTTGGACAATCCGTGATCATGATTGAACCAATTCCCATCTATCAATTTCAATTGCGTTTTTAA
- a CDS encoding glycine--tRNA ligase has protein sequence MSSDSQKSQKSKENSGQSIEKLMEKLVSLCKRRGFVFQSSEIYGGLGASYDYGPLGAELKKNIKEAWWNAMTREHDNIVGIDASIMMHPRTWDASGHTESFNDPMIDDKTSKIRYRADHLIENYIKTLERKGKLDDAKRVSDTYVKAGSAENVPKALYDLILNEQIKSPDSGAFNWTEVRQFNLMFEAKLGAVADEAAVIYLRPETAQGIFVNFHTVRESSRLKIPFGIAQIGKAFRNEITKGNFIFRMIEFEQMEMQYFLKPGAQLQAFEEWRETRWNWHVSTLGLNPQKLIWYKHDKLAHYADAAFDIKYEFPFGTEEIEGIHSRTDYDLRRHEEFSGKNMHYTDTETKEKYLPYVVETSVGCDRAFLAVLSDAYGEDNVEGESRAYLKLKPSIAPVKAAVLPLIKKEGLPELAEKLYKELRKNHVTQIDDTGVSIGKRYRRQDEIGTPFCFTVDHQTLSDDSITVRYRDEMNQERISISKALDFLNEKLLRT, from the coding sequence ATGTCATCTGATTCCCAAAAATCGCAAAAATCAAAAGAAAACTCGGGTCAATCCATTGAAAAATTGATGGAAAAACTCGTTTCGCTTTGCAAACGGCGCGGGTTTGTTTTTCAATCTTCTGAGATTTACGGTGGGCTCGGCGCGTCTTATGATTACGGACCTTTAGGCGCCGAATTAAAGAAAAATATCAAAGAGGCGTGGTGGAACGCGATGACACGCGAGCACGATAATATTGTAGGAATTGATGCCTCAATAATGATGCACCCAAGAACTTGGGATGCCTCGGGCCATACCGAAAGTTTTAATGACCCAATGATTGACGATAAAACGAGTAAGATTCGATATCGCGCCGATCACCTTATCGAAAACTATATCAAAACACTCGAGCGGAAAGGCAAACTTGACGATGCGAAACGGGTTTCAGATACTTATGTGAAAGCCGGGTCAGCTGAGAATGTTCCAAAAGCACTTTATGATTTAATCCTCAATGAACAAATCAAATCACCGGATTCAGGCGCGTTTAATTGGACTGAAGTTCGTCAATTCAATTTAATGTTTGAAGCCAAATTAGGCGCTGTAGCCGATGAAGCAGCCGTTATTTATTTAAGACCTGAAACGGCGCAAGGGATTTTCGTCAATTTTCATACTGTGCGGGAATCCAGTCGATTAAAAATTCCTTTTGGAATTGCTCAAATTGGTAAAGCATTTCGAAATGAAATCACCAAAGGCAATTTCATTTTTCGGATGATTGAATTCGAGCAAATGGAAATGCAATATTTCCTTAAGCCGGGCGCACAGTTACAGGCTTTTGAAGAATGGCGAGAAACTCGTTGGAATTGGCATGTGAGTACTTTGGGATTGAATCCACAAAAATTGATTTGGTATAAGCACGATAAGCTCGCGCATTATGCCGATGCTGCTTTTGATATCAAATATGAATTTCCTTTCGGCACAGAAGAAATTGAGGGAATTCACTCTCGCACCGATTATGATTTGCGTAGGCATGAAGAGTTTTCGGGTAAAAATATGCACTATACAGATACTGAAACAAAGGAAAAGTATCTTCCTTATGTGGTAGAAACTTCCGTCGGCTGCGACCGTGCCTTTTTAGCGGTTCTTTCTGACGCATATGGCGAAGACAATGTCGAAGGAGAAAGCCGCGCTTACTTGAAGCTTAAGCCTTCCATTGCTCCGGTCAAGGCAGCTGTTTTACCTCTCATCAAAAAAGAAGGACTGCCTGAACTTGCCGAGAAACTTTATAAAGAACTTCGCAAAAATCATGTCACTCAAATTGATGATACCGGTGTCTCGATTGGAAAACGTTATCGGAGACAAGATGAAATCGGTACGCCTTTTTGCTTTACAGTTGATCACCAAACCTTGAGCGACGATAGCATCACGGTTCGCTACCGCGATGAAATGAATCAAGAGCGGATATCCATTTCAAAAGCCTTAGACTTTCTGAACGAAAAGCTTTTGAGGACATGA
- a CDS encoding 1-deoxy-D-xylulose-5-phosphate synthase N-terminal domain-containing protein, giving the protein MKDERQKELKELALRVREHIVRMSTDGGCFIGASLSCADLIVYMYSEVLGLKPESLNDPNRNYFLLSKGHDVPALYGTLAELGFIERSRIKNHLHTNDSVYWHPNRAIPGVEFHSGSLGHLLSVSMGIAYDIKLRGGNNKVYVVLGDGELNEGSIWEGLLVAKAMKLDNLVAIVDRNEFQANLRTEDLIPIEPLEPKFEAFGWNVKRVNGHDYNALESAFQWLPTNESPSVIIADTVRGKGLPSIEKRADRWFVNFKPEEVEQLLKELYGEAQAELTSETLMVR; this is encoded by the coding sequence ATGAAAGACGAAAGACAAAAAGAATTGAAAGAACTTGCCTTGCGAGTTCGTGAACACATCGTGAGAATGTCAACCGACGGCGGTTGTTTTATCGGTGCATCCCTCTCTTGCGCCGATTTAATTGTTTATATGTATTCCGAAGTTTTGGGCTTAAAGCCCGAATCATTAAACGACCCCAACAGAAATTATTTCTTGCTATCAAAAGGTCATGATGTACCAGCTCTTTACGGCACTTTAGCTGAACTTGGTTTTATTGAAAGGTCTCGAATAAAAAACCATCTTCATACCAATGATTCGGTTTATTGGCATCCCAACCGCGCGATTCCCGGTGTGGAATTTCACTCAGGTTCACTTGGGCATTTGCTTTCGGTCTCGATGGGAATTGCTTATGATATAAAGCTTCGCGGTGGAAATAATAAAGTCTATGTCGTTTTGGGCGACGGCGAACTCAATGAAGGCTCAATTTGGGAAGGGCTGCTTGTTGCAAAAGCAATGAAATTAGATAATCTCGTTGCGATTGTTGACCGAAACGAATTTCAAGCCAATTTACGCACTGAAGATTTGATTCCGATTGAACCCTTAGAACCTAAGTTTGAAGCGTTTGGTTGGAATGTAAAACGGGTGAATGGTCACGATTACAATGCCCTTGAATCAGCTTTTCAATGGCTGCCCACCAATGAGTCACCTTCGGTCATTATCGCGGATACGGTACGCGGAAAAGGGTTGCCAAGCATCGAAAAGCGCGCCGACCGATGGTTCGTTAATTTCAAGCCCGAAGAAGTTGAACAACTTCTTAAAGAGCTTTATGGCGAAGCGCAAGCCGAGTTGACATCTGAAACATTAATGGTGAGGTAG
- a CDS encoding transketolase C-terminal domain-containing protein has protein sequence MTYEEVLKDFAQKSDKLVVMTAENRAAIRNLPPHLGKRFIDVGISEQTLIGMAAGLALRGRFPITHALATFLIFRAYEFIRDDVAIANLPVKMVGGVPGFLSDANGPTHQAIEDVALMRGLPNLMVFCPSDAEELAEGIKVLAEYPAPCYIRHNPHPAPIQHTAKFEIGRAEILSEGTDVAILVYGFLLREAVKAKEILEAQGKTVRLINVRMPKPIDEEAVLKAVNECKVVVTLEDHFITGGLYSIVAELLLKNKRTGNVLPIALEHKWFKPALLDRVLEYEGFTGKQIADKILKTFNQ, from the coding sequence ATGACTTACGAAGAGGTACTCAAAGATTTTGCTCAAAAAAGTGACAAGTTAGTTGTAATGACTGCCGAAAATCGAGCAGCGATTCGAAACCTGCCCCCTCATTTAGGCAAAAGATTTATTGATGTTGGCATTTCAGAACAAACATTGATTGGAATGGCCGCGGGACTTGCACTGCGAGGCAGATTTCCAATCACGCATGCTCTTGCTACCTTTCTAATTTTCCGTGCCTATGAATTTATTCGCGACGATGTTGCAATCGCAAATCTGCCGGTGAAAATGGTTGGCGGCGTTCCGGGATTTCTTTCCGACGCAAACGGGCCTACCCACCAAGCAATCGAAGATGTTGCTTTAATGAGAGGACTGCCCAATTTGATGGTCTTTTGCCCTAGCGACGCCGAGGAACTTGCCGAAGGAATCAAAGTCCTAGCAGAGTATCCTGCGCCGTGCTATATCCGTCATAACCCGCATCCGGCACCAATTCAGCATACCGCGAAGTTTGAAATCGGCAGGGCTGAAATACTTTCTGAAGGAACTGATGTCGCAATATTAGTTTACGGTTTCTTACTCCGCGAAGCTGTTAAGGCGAAAGAAATCTTAGAGGCTCAAGGCAAAACCGTTCGATTAATAAACGTCCGGATGCCAAAGCCTATCGATGAGGAGGCTGTCTTAAAAGCGGTGAACGAATGTAAAGTGGTTGTTACGCTCGAAGATCATTTTATTACCGGTGGGTTGTACTCTATTGTTGCAGAGTTGCTTTTGAAAAATAAAAGGACTGGAAATGTGCTACCAATCGCATTAGAACACAAATGGTTTAAACCTGCATTGTTAGATAGAGTTCTCGAGTATGAGGGATTTACGGGTAAGCAAATTGCCGATAAAATCTTGAAAACATTTAACCAATAA
- a CDS encoding dienelactone hydrolase family protein, with protein MSELGQMVSFSSNGNLSEGYLSKSTSGKGIGVIVLQEWWGLVDHIKNICDRFARAGFTAIAPDLYDGKVTKSPNEAGKFLMALNIEATEKKLKGAVAFLKNHEAVSSEKIGTIGFCMGGQLALFAATSNPEIGACINFYGIHPSVKPDYTKLSGPVLGIFAEKDSSVPKESIDQLSNEINAVGKKFEFQVYPSTNHAFFNDTRPEVYDVKASIDAWNKSLSFLKSNLS; from the coding sequence ATGAGCGAATTGGGTCAAATGGTTTCGTTTTCATCAAACGGCAATTTGAGTGAGGGATATTTATCGAAATCAACCTCAGGAAAGGGTATTGGCGTTATTGTGCTTCAAGAATGGTGGGGGTTGGTTGATCATATCAAAAATATTTGCGATCGCTTTGCCCGAGCCGGATTTACCGCAATTGCACCTGATTTGTACGATGGAAAAGTCACAAAATCTCCAAACGAAGCAGGCAAATTCCTAATGGCTCTAAATATTGAAGCAACTGAAAAAAAATTAAAGGGCGCGGTCGCTTTTTTAAAAAATCACGAAGCAGTTTCTTCAGAAAAAATTGGAACAATTGGGTTCTGTATGGGAGGCCAACTTGCTCTATTTGCTGCAACTTCAAATCCTGAAATCGGCGCTTGTATTAATTTTTATGGAATCCATCCCTCTGTAAAACCGGATTACACCAAATTGTCTGGCCCAGTGTTAGGAATTTTTGCGGAAAAAGATTCCTCTGTGCCTAAGGAATCGATTGATCAACTTTCAAACGAAATCAACGCTGTGGGAAAAAAATTTGAGTTTCAAGTCTATCCTTCCACAAACCACGCATTTTTTAATGATACCCGCCCTGAAGTTTATGATGTAAAGGCTTCAATTGATGCTTGGAATAAGTCTTTAAGTTTTCTTAAATCAAATTTGTCATGA
- a CDS encoding DinB family protein, which yields MSLLSHFSKLFQYQGWANKKFLKLISEHQDPKSLEILSHNLGAELIWLQRIGKVQLSDRASQVLESAKLIMNGGSLTIDDISFSVHDLDMTWNLLIQTITEESLSEMIHYKNLKGDSLSTKLSDILMHVVNHATYHRGQISMNLKAKGLKTIPNDFIVFAREA from the coding sequence ATGAGTTTACTTTCACACTTTTCAAAACTGTTTCAATATCAAGGTTGGGCAAATAAAAAGTTTTTGAAACTAATTTCTGAACACCAAGATCCGAAGTCTTTAGAAATTCTATCTCACAATTTAGGGGCAGAATTAATTTGGCTTCAAAGAATCGGAAAAGTTCAATTGAGTGATAGAGCATCTCAAGTACTTGAAAGTGCGAAACTAATCATGAATGGAGGTAGTCTTACAATTGATGACATTTCTTTTTCAGTACATGATTTGGATATGACTTGGAATTTATTGATTCAAACAATCACTGAAGAATCTCTTTCAGAAATGATTCACTACAAAAACCTAAAAGGCGATTCATTATCTACTAAACTAAGCGACATCTTAATGCATGTTGTCAATCACGCCACTTACCACCGAGGGCAGATTTCAATGAATTTGAAAGCAAAAGGGTTGAAAACCATACCCAACGATTTTATTGTTTTTGCACGCGAAGCCTAA
- a CDS encoding aminotransferase class III-fold pyridoxal phosphate-dependent enzyme, with amino-acid sequence MPNKVTFNTEFPTITESDKLYERATGLIPAYTQTLAKGPGQYTKGVSPKYLKKGKGSHVWDVDGNEFIDYQMAIGPLSLGYCYEKVDTAIKEQLSDGITFSMMHPLEVEVAELVRSVVPNVESVRYSKTGCDVTTAAVRLARAFTGREKVLCCGYHGWHDWYIAVTDRNKGIPKATQDLSFTISYNDIQSVIDSIDHDTACVILEPMVFEFPKDDFLQKLRKVCDEYGILLIFDEMWSGFRFALGGAQELFNVRADLMCFSKAVANGMPIGILCGRADVMSLCDKDIFFFTTFGGEALSLAACKATITELRDKNVPAALAQKGKQLREGYNAIAKELGMDYTLCAGHDARTIMTFNASAGNPLEMKSLVQQELFKRGILWGGFHNISFSHTDEDIAYTLSAYHEVLPILKKAVDEKNVKGYLKGQVVDAVFRKTTNFNMKPKQPAKA; translated from the coding sequence ATGCCAAATAAAGTTACTTTTAACACAGAATTTCCCACGATAACAGAATCCGATAAGCTCTATGAACGAGCGACAGGTCTCATCCCAGCCTATACACAAACTTTGGCTAAAGGACCCGGTCAATACACCAAAGGGGTTTCTCCAAAGTATCTTAAAAAGGGTAAGGGAAGTCATGTCTGGGATGTTGATGGAAATGAATTCATCGATTATCAAATGGCCATCGGGCCGCTTTCTCTTGGTTATTGTTATGAAAAAGTCGATACCGCGATTAAAGAACAATTATCCGATGGAATTACTTTTTCAATGATGCATCCACTTGAAGTTGAAGTAGCCGAACTCGTTCGCTCCGTTGTTCCGAATGTAGAATCGGTTCGTTACAGCAAAACAGGATGCGATGTGACCACTGCCGCTGTTCGATTGGCACGCGCCTTCACCGGCCGCGAAAAAGTACTTTGCTGCGGCTATCACGGTTGGCACGATTGGTACATTGCCGTAACCGACCGAAATAAAGGCATTCCGAAAGCCACGCAAGACTTAAGTTTCACCATCAGTTACAATGATATCCAATCTGTGATTGATTCGATTGATCACGATACCGCATGTGTCATTCTCGAACCAATGGTTTTCGAATTCCCAAAAGATGATTTTCTTCAAAAACTTCGTAAGGTTTGCGATGAATACGGAATACTGCTCATCTTCGATGAAATGTGGTCAGGCTTCCGATTCGCCTTGGGCGGCGCACAAGAACTTTTTAATGTCCGCGCCGATCTCATGTGCTTCTCTAAAGCAGTCGCGAACGGAATGCCAATAGGAATTCTTTGCGGAAGAGCCGATGTTATGAGCCTCTGCGATAAAGACATCTTTTTCTTTACAACTTTCGGCGGTGAAGCGCTTTCTCTTGCAGCCTGCAAAGCAACCATTACAGAGCTTCGCGATAAAAATGTTCCGGCTGCACTTGCACAAAAAGGAAAACAGCTTCGTGAAGGTTATAACGCTATTGCAAAAGAACTTGGAATGGATTACACGCTGTGCGCCGGCCACGATGCAAGAACCATTATGACATTCAATGCGAGCGCGGGAAATCCGTTGGAAATGAAATCACTGGTACAACAGGAACTCTTCAAGCGAGGCATTCTTTGGGGTGGATTTCATAATATCTCATTTTCTCATACTGATGAAGACATTGCTTATACCCTTTCAGCCTATCATGAAGTGTTACCCATTTTGAAAAAGGCAGTCGATGAAAAAAATGTGAAAGGGTATTTAAAGGGTCAAGTCGTTGATGCCGTTTTTAGAAAAACGACCAATTTCAATATGAAGCCAAAGCAACCTGCAAAAGCCTAA
- a CDS encoding OmpA family protein, whose product MKRIRFLLTALTLLFILSPIKILAQSGDIEGAKDPALFPRPAGYFISTYELKDEDVQDFYVRKFDRYMKAGGATEIIDYRFNNESKLKVSIVSVLKHYSTLLKNLKFQNEYEDQPYGKLNGRGESGGKIYWIKVEVYDEGQGYKLTVVNHPLGTLPFSEPDFNGSSDHRLFTRFPNYYISEFDEKDFDQDEFWRKSLDRYEKVEGKKTVIGYRIKPELYVKHNSAVEIIKNYLNAGKTLKATVEYEDYNYNQAVMKIVSNRNEVWVKVEVSEDGKAYKLTILEREALTPTITAGELKTALEREGKVALYINFETASDVIPADAEAAFNEVVTLLTQNPSFKLSIEGHTDNTGEVSGNQKLSEMRAQSVMKELVKRGIAATRLSAKGFGRTKPVADNSTEEGRAKNRRVELVKMK is encoded by the coding sequence ATGAAGCGTATTCGATTTTTATTAACCGCTCTCACCCTCCTCTTCATTTTAAGCCCAATTAAAATTTTAGCTCAATCGGGAGATATCGAAGGCGCAAAAGACCCCGCCTTATTTCCACGACCCGCAGGCTACTTTATTTCTACATATGAACTTAAAGATGAGGATGTTCAAGATTTTTATGTAAGAAAATTTGACCGTTACATGAAAGCAGGCGGCGCGACTGAAATCATCGACTACAGGTTCAACAATGAATCAAAACTGAAGGTTAGCATTGTCAGCGTTCTCAAACATTATTCAACCCTTTTGAAAAATCTAAAATTTCAGAATGAGTATGAAGATCAACCTTACGGCAAGCTTAATGGACGAGGCGAATCAGGCGGGAAAATATATTGGATTAAGGTTGAAGTTTACGATGAAGGTCAAGGGTATAAACTCACTGTAGTAAACCATCCGCTTGGCACCCTTCCTTTCTCAGAACCTGATTTTAATGGCAGTTCAGACCATAGACTCTTCACCCGATTTCCGAATTACTATATCTCTGAATTTGATGAAAAAGATTTTGATCAAGATGAATTTTGGAGAAAGTCGCTTGATCGATATGAAAAGGTTGAAGGTAAAAAGACTGTTATTGGCTATCGTATAAAACCTGAGTTGTATGTTAAACATAATAGCGCGGTTGAGATCATTAAGAATTATCTCAACGCAGGCAAAACCTTAAAAGCCACTGTTGAATATGAAGATTACAATTACAATCAAGCTGTGATGAAGATTGTTTCAAATCGAAATGAAGTTTGGGTGAAAGTTGAGGTTTCGGAAGATGGAAAGGCTTATAAATTAACGATTCTTGAGCGCGAAGCATTAACTCCAACAATTACCGCAGGAGAATTAAAAACCGCTCTTGAGCGTGAAGGCAAGGTTGCATTGTACATTAATTTTGAAACAGCAAGTGATGTTATTCCCGCAGATGCCGAAGCTGCCTTCAACGAAGTTGTAACTCTACTAACCCAGAATCCTTCGTTCAAATTGAGCATTGAAGGTCATACCGATAATACCGGTGAAGTTTCTGGAAATCAAAAACTTTCAGAAATGAGGGCACAATCTGTGATGAAAGAACTTGTAAAAAGAGGAATCGCCGCAACGCGTCTTTCAGCAAAAGGATTTGGTAGAACAAAACCAGTAGCCGATAATTCGACAGAGGAAGGACGCGCAAAGAACCGAAGAGTTGAACTCGTTAAAATGAAATAA
- a CDS encoding carboxylate-amine ligase → MEKERFTIGIEEEYQIVDPKTRELKSHIQQILEDGSKILKEHIKPEMHQSVVEVGTGICANMDEARADLVKLRTQIAELAMKKGLRIVAASTHPFSDWKFQEITDHERYHGLVNDLQDIARANLIFGLHVHVGIKDKEAQIEVMNQIRYLLPHILALTTSSPFWLGRPTGLFSWRTQVFKSFPRTGIPELFHSASEFEDYIKLLIKTGCIDNGKKIWWDVRPHPFFDTIEIRICDIPTRVDESLAVAALIQATAKKLYDLYRRNMQFKGYSRALIEENKFLAARYGLTGQLIDFSKKQKISTSDLMHEFLRFVDDAVEELGSRKEINTIYSILEHGTSARKQLDVFEKAGDIKKVVDFLIEETLVGLPLEIPADLVQA, encoded by the coding sequence ATGGAAAAAGAACGCTTTACGATAGGAATCGAAGAAGAATATCAAATCGTCGATCCCAAAACACGAGAGTTGAAGAGCCATATTCAACAGATTTTGGAAGATGGAAGCAAAATTCTCAAGGAGCACATTAAGCCCGAAATGCACCAATCGGTTGTTGAGGTTGGAACCGGAATTTGCGCCAATATGGATGAAGCTCGTGCAGATTTAGTGAAGCTTCGCACCCAAATTGCTGAGCTCGCAATGAAGAAGGGACTTAGAATCGTGGCTGCTTCGACACACCCTTTTTCAGATTGGAAGTTTCAAGAAATCACCGACCACGAGCGCTATCACGGGCTTGTTAATGACCTTCAAGATATTGCACGTGCAAATTTGATTTTTGGGCTTCATGTTCATGTCGGGATAAAGGATAAAGAGGCGCAGATTGAAGTGATGAATCAAATACGGTATTTGTTGCCACATATCCTAGCGCTTACAACAAGCTCCCCATTTTGGCTTGGCCGCCCAACAGGTCTTTTCTCGTGGAGAACTCAAGTATTCAAGAGCTTCCCCCGTACAGGAATTCCAGAATTGTTTCATTCTGCCTCTGAATTTGAAGATTACATCAAATTGCTTATCAAAACTGGATGTATCGACAATGGAAAGAAAATTTGGTGGGATGTACGGCCACATCCGTTTTTTGATACAATCGAAATTCGCATTTGTGATATTCCAACACGCGTAGATGAATCGCTTGCAGTTGCCGCGCTGATTCAAGCAACAGCAAAAAAATTATACGATCTCTACCGGAGAAATATGCAGTTTAAGGGCTATAGCCGTGCGCTAATCGAAGAGAATAAATTTTTAGCTGCTCGTTACGGGTTAACCGGGCAATTAATTGATTTCAGCAAAAAGCAAAAAATCAGCACCTCAGATTTGATGCACGAGTTCTTACGCTTTGTTGACGATGCTGTTGAAGAGTTAGGGTCTAGAAAAGAAATCAACACCATTTACAGCATCCTTGAGCACGGAACAAGTGCACGAAAACAACTTGATGTTTTTGAAAAAGCCGGAGATATTAAAAAAGTCGTTGACTTCCTAATCGAAGAAACTCTTGTCGGACTTCCCTTGGAAATCCCGGCTGATTTAGTGCAGGCCTAA
- a CDS encoding TMEM14 family protein yields MNSIIASFGFLMIIIGIIGYLKSGSPTSFIGSAAGLLAIIGGYMYMSADSQSTGKWICFGSAVVVIVGVGMRIPGLVQKLMTGEESFSDAWVRIAMLVLSIAFAVYTFVVLKTTEQTGT; encoded by the coding sequence ATGAATTCTATCATCGCATCATTTGGGTTCCTTATGATTATCATAGGGATTATCGGTTATTTGAAATCGGGTAGTCCAACCTCTTTTATTGGAAGTGCCGCTGGTTTATTGGCTATTATCGGAGGCTACATGTACATGTCTGCAGACTCTCAATCAACCGGCAAGTGGATTTGCTTCGGTTCAGCGGTTGTGGTTATTGTTGGGGTAGGAATGAGGATTCCCGGCTTAGTTCAGAAACTCATGACTGGAGAAGAATCCTTTTCTGATGCTTGGGTACGGATCGCAATGTTGGTATTGTCTATTGCATTTGCTGTTTATACATTTGTTGTATTGAAAACAACTGAACAAACAGGAACCTAA
- a CDS encoding cytochrome C oxidase subunit IV family protein — translation MQHSSQSHSLRNTNTHHPHILPLKLYLMVGGALLFLTVITVWVAQFDFGALNLIVAMTVATIKAGLVAAFFMHLYYDNKFYTAILLIGLVALAVFIAFTMIDGKSRTGIYENEMQEIRKKSKMYDAKPNSTPAPKTEGK, via the coding sequence ATGCAGCATTCCAGTCAATCGCACTCTCTCCGGAATACAAATACCCATCATCCACACATTCTTCCTTTGAAACTTTATCTGATGGTAGGAGGGGCTTTATTGTTTCTGACTGTCATTACTGTTTGGGTCGCTCAATTTGACTTTGGCGCGCTGAACCTCATTGTCGCGATGACTGTAGCAACGATAAAAGCGGGACTTGTCGCAGCGTTTTTTATGCATCTCTATTACGATAACAAATTTTACACTGCGATTCTTTTGATCGGTTTGGTTGCGTTAGCCGTTTTCATTGCATTTACGATGATCGATGGAAAAAGCAGAACCGGTATCTATGAAAATGAAATGCAAGAAATAAGAAAGAAATCTAAGATGTATGACGCAAAGCCGAACTCAACGCCAGCCCCTAAAACTGAAGGTAAATAA